A stretch of DNA from Ranitomeya variabilis isolate aRanVar5 chromosome 1, aRanVar5.hap1, whole genome shotgun sequence:
cccccccccccccatattctgCACGTCATCACACATTACAGAACCCCCCCATACTCCATCCATGACGAGGGACACCTTGCTGTCCCCCCGCTGCTCTTGCCGAGGGCTGGTCTGTACACGTACGTAATTCCTGTGCCCTATGAGCAGTTACAGATCTCGCTCTCCCTGAGCATTGCTTTCGGACAATTATGTGGAATGACGCCGGTCTGACAGTACGGACGGCAGCTGTATGGCCACATTGCTGAAGGGGATAGGTGGTGAGGGGGTGGAGAGCGCCATCCATCTCTcacggaaggagcgccgcttgcagATTACCATCTAAACCCTGCTGGGCTGAACAGATTGGATTGATAATTACATACAATAATGGCGATGGGCAGGTAACCCTCAGCTGGCACCAGGCGGCCCCCCGTGGGAACTCCCATATGCAGTCTGCACTGATGGAGAGCATTAGGTCGGTCTCTTCTGCCGCTGCACGGGCCTGATTATGGCCGGCGATGACTTCGAGGTTAGCGTGTCAGCAGATCTGTGATGCATTAGTCAGGAATACGCACAGACAGTTCTCATTCCGAGACCGGCTCATTACTGCACCGGCCTAATGGAATATTCCTCCGCTCTGCGCCGCTTGTTACCAACGTTCCTCACCTGCACAATAGGTGGCATTGAAGCCACCACTATGGAAAGCGTAAAACACTGCAAAAGCCTCAAATCAAGCGGACAAATGATAAAAGAGGACGAGGCAGCAAATCTGATAACTAGCCCAGACTATAGGATGACGCAAGAGAAAAGCAGGAATAGGACAGCGATGGCCATCAGACGTGACTGAACGCTCCATCCTAAAATCGGGCACTTTATGCCAATATTGACCTGTAATGTCAGGCACAACCCAAGGGCCGGGGTGACCAAGATTTTGTGTTTTAAATCTTGGGCAATTCCTTTAAGGACGTTTTAACAAATGGGTACAGAGGAGAATTTTGTAGAAATACACAGATGGGCCAACAATGAATTTCTCATGGCCGGCAACCTCCCTTCAAGGGATACGGATCGTAAGGTCTTGCAGCATCGATACCAAATTAATCGCAGGTCAATTACATACCTTCCGGGATTTTACAGAAACATCTCCGTTCTGAGTGGAGGAGAAGTCCAGTTTTCCGTCATCCTTGGCACCCAGAGCTTTCAGTCCCTGCAGGAGGATGTCTCTGAAGAGCTGATACTGAGGCTTCGCTGCATAACCCAGGGCTGCAACGGCCTCCATGTATCTCCCCATCTCATCTGCAATTACCACACACAGATTTCCATTTAAGGCAAGTAATGGCAGTATAGTcagaatattattattaataaatatatatattttttttaatttatttatttatttattttttacaaaaagtgGTAAGGGACTAAaagctcagcaaaaaaaaaaattgcaatcatGTCGGTAAGGATACTGACTGGACTGGTGGAGACAGATTGTTACCAAGATTTTACAATAGCCCCTGTTGATAGGATAGAGCATGAATTAGAGAGAGAATCAGGGTCTGCAAAGACTTTTTGGAAAAGTGGAGAACATGCTCAAGCTCTGCAGAGACCCCATTCTGGGATAACTGGTACCCTTTTCACTGGGTGCACATGATAATGAGACAGGACTATCAATAGAAAGGGAGAGAAATTAAATACAAATCAGGACCACCTCTTTATTGCCCCATACTAATTGGCTAATGACCACATCTCAGACCTACCCGGCCTCTTTTTGCCTGGAAAACACGTTTCTATAAGTGAGGGAACGTCATCACagtatctaaagaaaaaaaaaggacacgCACTTCAATAGGAGCAAAGTTGTAGTACACAAGAATGGCCACTACCCCATATATGGCGCTGTGGTGGTCGCCGTAACGGAGGGCCATTGACAACTGGAGGTGCTGCATGCTGGACCCCCCGCTGAACTGATGCCTCATCATAAAGGTCAGCATCGCAATCCCAGACATGTCCTTTAAAGGGTTACGGTTTAAGACCTCGGTAAGAACAGGTACCTCATTTTTGAGCTTGCGACATAGTTGGGGTCCGTCAGTTTGTCTTCCCATGGAAGTTTCCCGCACAGCCACTGGATCATGCAATAGCCGAGAATTTCCAAGTCTCCTCTCCTGGAAGGATCTGAAGACAAAGAGCAAAGTCTGTGAAATGCCAGGTGGTgccattcagtgacagcaagcaggaAACATTCAGAGCACAGGAGAATCAAGGCACCCATAAGCGAGACAGCTGAGAGCCGAACCAAGATGCTCTCCAGACCCCACAACACATGGACCCTCTGCTCAGCTCTGTATGTGTAGGCGAGGCAGCCCCCGTACACGTTGGATGGTCCTGGCGACATTAGCATGGGGCCTGTAGAGGACGCGACACCTCTCCTTATACACTATAATGGATGACTGCTCAGTGTTGtgccgttcctctgttattcctcctggaaatatgtGAATCAATTAAATTTCCAGGAGGAACAGAGGAATTGCACAACTTAAAATTGTGAAAAAGATGCCCCAGAATGGTAAAATCAGGTATTagccagtgatgagcgaatatactcgttactcgagatttcctgagcatgcttgggggtcctccgagtattttttagcgctcggagatttagtttttattgccgcagctgaatgatttacatctgttagccagcataagtacatgtgggggttccctagcaaccagtatctcgagtatattcgcttatcacaagTATTTGCGCAACAGACCAATCCGTAATggcgacaggtgccctttaacctcTTCATGCAGCCTGCAGTTCATGTAGATCACAGTCAAGGTGTGGGGGTATAGAGTCGGCCCAGGTACTgagtccgctccatacaccgcagacGAATGCTGTAATACAtagctgcagattattatttgcactggtgtgcccagcggccaatccctgactgtaggctggctgtctcatttggtattaccacacctgtgtagtcgccatctttacttggggcccgctgcaccatgagagtgcatttgatttgaggcctagacaggtaagcacctttgcctgtttttctgtggtgtttcttctagaatagtggaggttttttcctctttttttccctcctgttgtggtttttgctgttagactaggactggcaagcgtgaggacccgtgacgtgggttgccagcttatgtattgtggccataatattaactaataccttacatttttcgatatgttcttgtgcactttttttacttttactttttgaggtgcagttgggccctgatggctttgtatgttctggcctctgttcacacaggacgcattaggccatgttcacacagtgcgttttttaccgcggaaccgcggcggttttgccgctgcggttccgcagctgttttccatgcagggtacagtacactgtaccctatggaaaacaggacacactgtgcacatggtccggaaatttaaaaaaaaagccgcgctgaatagctcccggaaaaaagaaggagcatgtcaattcttcttcctgaaccgcagcggttctgcacccatagacctccattgtgaggtcaaaatcgcagtaaaacacgcagatcaaaaatatatctgcgggttttactgcggtttgatgtgcagaaccgcagctgcaggaagtgcggggaagccggcggaagtgcggggccggaagtgcgtgggcggagtgtcgttcctgaagactgtcatcatggaggcataccgtcgcatggggatcgatgtcgggcgtctgattgatctggtatgtctgtgtgtccccatgcgacgatagtgcctccattgtgccaagtcgccgtatgggactactactcccatccggtattaggatgggagagttgtccctgtgtccagcgacttagcacaatggtaaagttacacaaaacacacacaatacacatacatgacacacagtacatacaacacataacacagagtatatactcaccaacagcacacttgtaggcgaagccctcgatcctccaggaaaaaaatcacaaaataaaaaatcaaatccatactccctgtccgcagaatccataaaacgagtgtcccacgccgatcggctgctctccggcgatacactgccaggagctaagctcctagcagtgtatcgcgagagagccggggtcaatgaccgccggttaactcgctcgcgcatgcgcagtgacacaccgacaggaactatggctcctgtcagtgtgttgctgcagccgtggagagcagacatatctctggatgtgtctgttctccatggaaaatcttcgtgggatacgtggcacttaaatacgtgacacgtgtcacttatacgtgatacgtgtcacttaaatacgtggcacgtgtcacttatacgtgatacgtggcactgaaatacatggcacgtggcactgaaatacgtggcactgaaatacgtggcacgtggcacttaaatacgtggcacttaaatacgtggcacgtggcactgaaatacgtggcacgtggcactgaaatacgtggcacgtgtcacttatacgtgatacgtggcactgaaatacgtggcacgtggcacttaaatacgtggcactgaaatacgtggcacttaaatacgtggcacttaaatacgtggcactgaaatacgtggcacgtggcactgaaatacgtggcacgtggcactgaaatacgtggcacgtggcactgaaatacgtggcactgaaatacgtggcactgaaatacgtggcacgtggcactgaaatacgtggcacgtggcactgaaatacgtggcactgaaatacgtggcactgaaatacgtggcacgtggcacttaggctatgttcacatttgcgttgtgcgccgcagcgtcggcgccgcaacacacaacgcaaagtaaaacgcagcaaaacgcatgcacaacgctgcgttttgcaccgcatgcgtcctttttttgattgattttggacgcagcaaaaatgcaacttgctgcgtcctctgccccccggatgcgtgcgctgcagtgacgcatgcggcgcaaaatgcggagcgctgtcattcaaaacacgtccactcattttggtgtttagtcccaaaatggaggatggaagaagaaaagggttggacaaggaaatgacatcatttcttttttttttttttcccccccccactgcagtaaactttatttctgtcaaacacagacaatctgcagacaaaactgcatcaaaaaacgcactaaaaaacgcactaaaaaacgcaccaaaaaacgcaccaaaaaacgcaccaaaaaacgcacctgcgttttctgcagagacctgcagtttcagtcaggaaaaaaaaaggatggaaatcctgaacgtgtgaacatagccttacagttagcactggtcagcccgccacatggcgttactaataggctaggatccagttgctgtgcatactctgtgtgaacattgctgcagattattatttgcactggtgtgcccagcggccaatccctgattgtaggctggctgtctcatttggtattaccacacctgtgtagtcgccatctttacttggggcccactgcaccatgagagtgcttttgatttgaggcctagacaggtaagcacctttgcctgtttttctgtggtgttttttctgtaATACATAGCTGCCTGAGACAAGAGTGATCAGCACCAGCAACAATCCTTGCTGTGAGTCTCATAGCGATCACAGGCACTAAAACAAAAGATCAGTCAGTCTCAAAGCGGTTAAGTTCTACTTTGGAAAATTATAGGGGTGTTTTCTAATCCTAAAGAGCAATGATTGAGAATCTGACTTCTGGAACCCTAATGAAATGAGTGGGGCTGAGCTGCAAAAACAGGACACAACCTGAGGACaggaattgcgttttttttttttttttccttgggggGGGGAGGGCGAAAGCATCCGTGATCTTctcctgtacaacccctttaattgctCCACTAAGATTAGTAGAAGAGGTGCCGGAGGTAGGAGGTGGATCGCCGGCTCTGGTCTAGACTACTAACGGAGCCGCAGGGATCTTGTTACTTACCTTCATGAGATGCCATTCACCCACAttttaaagcactttttttggtgccCAATAGCAGGGGATTTTGGGACTCTAAAAGCAAGTCCTCAGCCAACGTTCAGACCTACATATACAGTAATGACAGTTGGGCAGCCATCTCGCTGGTGAAACCTTCGCTCCTCACGTGAATGGTTTGGGTTGGATGTTTTTCACCAGCCAGATAAAGCCCAGAAAAATAAAACTAGTTTTCTCCATCAGTCTGGAGAAATGCGATTTCCAAGAATCCAAAGGATGTGACACACGAGTGCGGTGCCAGGAGGAtttacatactgtatgtaggaggcctAACAAGTTGTTTGGACAGAAATACAAATTACTTCGGCAATAACAGCCCCCCACCCTCCGCAGCAGAGCAAGTGAGCAGCCGAGCCAAGCGCCTCAGTGCCACGATTGTGAGGAACCGCAGCGGACTCCAGAAGGGTGGCCTGTCCGGTTTCCTCGTAAGCCACAGGTACTAAAGTCATTATCTAAgttaattagaataattaacaaaaacacctgcaaagacttcctaagtgtttaaaaaggtcactTAGTCTGTGTCAGTAGCTCCCCAATCATGGGGACGACTGCTGACTTAACAGATATCCAGAAGGTGAATTGTGCCAAGATAATTGAAGTCAGCGATTCTTAAGAGATTTGGAAAGTTTCTCCAGGTGTGGATCTGCGCCATGGTGCTCTAGTATTATTCACTCTAAAAGTTGACGGCCATCTCCTCTGCGTAATACACGGACAATTTTCACTATGAGTGCGGAGGCAAGGCCCAATGTTTTAGCAATCAATGTCATGCTCCATCGTGCGTTTTACCATTTTTTGTATTCAGTTTATACTGAGAGTTGGATTAAGCTCATCACAATATGTGGGTCTGTGTTTTATTGCAACATATTACAGCAAATGAAGCGTGGCAAAGAGTCGGGCGTGAGAAGTGTCCACCCTAGGCCGTCTCTGAATGCTCACAGTCCAAGGATGCAGCCGGTCTCTACATGTTGGATTACCGCCATCTATACCTAAAAAGTCCATGTACATTGGTCCCGACACACAACGGGACCATCATATGGGACTACATTCACCGTTACGCCGTACTTTGCCACATATTCTCCCACCAAGACTGGGAAGGAGAAATCCATTCCCATAAATCTACTTACTAACGCCTTTGTGAGCATCGATGCTTGTGAACTCGATGGTGCCATTGTGACATCTCCTGGGATCTTCTATATACTCCTTGTGCACTCCCTCTGGACTGTATCTGTAGGCGAGGCCATAATCCACCAGGAACACCTGAAGAGGTAAGAAGGAATAGTGCTGTAATAACGGAAGAGACCGTATAAATAATGGGAAGCGTCCTGGCCTGCAGCCGACTGACGCCTCTGTACATTTGGCTACTCGGGAAATAAAGTAGCTGGGGGTTAACACCAGATATTCAATGCAAACTCTGCAGAAGAAAACGAGTCTACAACCTCCATGTAGGATATGGTCATGCAACCAAGCAATTCTTCGCTCTGGGTAACAGAAGGGCTCCCAAGTTCGGCATCCTTCTGGACGAGATCTGCATGCCCTACTGTTTGTGACAAAGGTCATGCGACCAGAGATGGCTCTACATTGCAGAGTAATTCGGGGGAATGCAGTCACATTGTGACACACAGGAACCATACAAGAGACAGCCACAAGATATCCAATTGGTCCCAACTTGTCACATTGCACTACGGCTCAGTCACCGTGATCTATGGCCACGGGACCAGTGTCGCAGCCAAAGCCACCATGTAGCTCCAGCCTTAAACCTCCACTCATATATTAGTGTTGGCAGCACACGCAGATATTGATGGATTCAGCAGACACCCTAAGGGCACAGTCAGATGGACAATTAAATGGGGCCGAGATTTATGCCATAAACATccaactggccggcggctctccagaCCGGAGTATGACAGTTGCATACAAATACATGACGCAGCtaccctcaggtcaggagagccacaggccagtccatgcactgcgtttCCATCTTGATCCGTCTGTGTCCTAAAAGTATAGGAGGTGCAGCATGGACAGCTGATTGTCAGGGTAGATGGTGCTCAGGCAGATCTGATTTCGGACCACCAACTTGGAGATAAGCTGTCAGCAGTGATGTCTATGAGTAGTGGAGTGAGGGCTCCTGAGACGTCTGAAATAGGTGATGGCTGAAGCATTGTTTGTCAAGAAGCCACCTAATGTCTATGGGGGCCATTAGGGTTGTTCTAATGGATTGGCAGAGACCAAAAGTGTATATACGTGTGATACCTTTGTTTTTGGAAATTGCATTGACAAAAATGGAGTGAATTGCCCGTTACTGCTCTCCTCCTCCCCACACAAACTCAGTAAGGGTGCATTCACAGGGCCATGTTTCACGGTCTGCACTACGGCCGCAGTGTCCGGAGCTATGAGGCCGTTCCGGTCAGGAGACCCACAGTTAGGTCAGACACTGCGGCTGTGACATAAAATACGGTGCGTATAACATACCTGATCTGGATGTTTATGATGCAGGAGAAGGTTGGAGGCTTTAATGTCTCCATGGACGTATTCATGCTCATGTATATACTCCAGAACATCAATCTGAAAAAGAAAACGCACCATAACATGGGATCATAATACAAATGAAGATGCCAAAGAATAAACCGCATTGTAGAAAGGGATGAAATGTAACGCAAGGCCGTGGTACTGACCAGTCTCAGTCCTAACTGCAGCACAGTTTGGTGGGAGAATCGCCTGGAACTCTCCTCGAATATTTTCTGCAGATCCTTCCCAAAACGATCCATTACCATAAACCTGTAGCTAAAAGGGAATTTCACATTTATTAAAAACTTGCCCTCGTTATACCCTTGTGCAGCTAAAGGCCGGCCGCAACGCCTGTGATCTGTCTCTACCGCCGGAGATGGATTacccctgacagcaagcagaggataCGAGGCTACACAGAAAGGCGACACAGTGGGAAACACTTTGCAGTGATTTTTTTTGGTCCAAATAAAGTCATTTGCAGTCTTGTTATACACGATATTGACCATCAGCTGAGCCTACGCAGCCTGAAAATGAGAACATTTTGCTTACACCCAGAGAGAAACGCTGCAGTCCATGAACTTCAGGGGTTACTATGTATCGGAGCCCTGACAATCTGATATTGGTCACAGCCTTAAGGACGAGATGCCTGGACAAGACTTAAGAAAAAGCTGACACTTTATTGATTCTTTCGTGCGGTCACTCTTAATTTACCTTTTTCCATTTTTGCCATGGAGCCCAGAGCCCCAATATTTGGGTACGCCAAGGTATTTTAATTTATGACTGCTCGTCCATTTCTgaactagaaaaaaaaaagaaaataactttACTTTATAGCGAGGCGTTAAACATGTACATGATAAAAAGGGGTTACCTACTTACTCATGTCAGGTTTGGCAGCTCGCATGTAAAATTTGAGTTCAGAGAAGAGAGGTCCATTCTCGCTCGGTTCCTAAGgttaaaaatacaaatatattatTTACTGCGGCTTTTTGATGAATGCAATTTCCTCGCCAGTATCCTGAAATTGCCATCTTTCCCCAGAATAGCACCAAATGCTTTACTACAAGTAGGCGATGATCGAGGTTGTGTTACCCGACCCTGAGCAGAACCTCCAGGGTAATATGTCCTTAGATGAAAGGAGATCATACATGACAGGTGTCCTACATATATTCTATATAATGAATATGATGTTAAATGGTGACCCCATCATGTGAGATTGTACACGATACCCCCTACATGAAAAGGCAGACCCGATGGGAAGGGTAGTCGGACTAGATCAATACCTGGTCAGATACCACCCATCCAATGAGTATTGTCAAAAGACTGATCGCACAGCAGCTCACCCAGATCCTACCACATTTCTGCAGGGTTGTCAACTCTCCCATATCCTACTACATTTCTGCACATGCCCACTGACGTCATCGGGTATGGTTTTACCCGCATGCGCAGAGTGTACCGACAACCATAGGGGAAGTGAATATTCCGGCACACAGTTTCCGGGACGCGTGCGCCACACAAAGTGGGATACCCGGCTCCGATAGTATTTAAACTTGTGAGACTGAGCACAAATATATCCCCCTTTTTGAAAAAGttgtcacgcgaaacgcgcgtcaaaggGGCCAGCAGAGAGATGCACGGCCACTGCCTTTGATTATGGGTAAGCAGGATTAACCCCTTATGGGAACTTATATGGGTATGAGGCATTGCTGTGATCTTTGTGTGCTTATTTCAGCTGATTGCTATTGAATTCTCTGATGTTATATTATTGATCTGGCTCACCCTCGGGAATATGTGACCTTGTCTCTTTTGCTGCACCAGTTTGTCTCTTTGACTTCCTTCTTTTCTGTGTATTTGACATTGTCTGTTGGATTATTGGTAATAAAAAATGTTGTACTTTTTAGTATTTTATGGTGGTTTTTTGTACTCTGTTTCGCTATGTGTATTTACATTTCTGCAGGGTTGTCAGCTCACCCAGATCCTACCACATTTCTGCAGGGTTGTCAGCTCACCCAGATCCTACCACATTTCTGCAGGGTTGTCAGCTCACCCAGATCCTACCACATTTCTGCAGGGTTGTCAGCTCACCCAGATCCTACCACATTTCTGTAGTGTTGTCAGCTCTCCCACATCCTACCACATTTCTGTAGTGTTGTCAGCTCACCCAGTTCCTACCACATTTCTGCAGGGTTGTCAGCTCACCCACATCCTACTAAATTTCTGCAGGGTTGTCAGCTCACCCACATCCTACTACATTTCTGCAGGGTTGTCAGCTCACCCAGATCCTACTACATTTCTGCAGGGTTGTCAGCTCACCCAGATCCTACTACATTTCTGTAGGGTTGTCAGCTCACCCAGATCCTACCACATTTCTGTAGGGTTGTCAGCTCACCCAGATCCTACAAAATTTCTGCAGGGTTGTCAGCTCACCCACATCCTACAAAATTTCTGCAGGGTTGTCAGCTCACCCACATCCTACTACATTTCTGCAGGGTTGTCAGCTCACCCAGATCCTACTACATTTCTGCAGGGTTGTCAGCTCACCCACATAATACTAAATTTCTGCAGGGTTGTCAGCTCACCCACATCCTACTACATTTCTGCAGGGTTGTCAGCTCACCCAGATCCTACTACATTTCTGCAGGGTTGTCAGCTCACCCAGATCCTACCACATTTCTGCAGGGTTGTCAGCTCACCCAGATCCTACCACATTTCTGCAGGGTTGTCAGATCTCCCAGATCCTCCAGATCCTACTACATTTCTGCAGGGTTGTCAGCTCACCCACATCCTACTAATTTTCTGCAGGGTTGTCAGCTCACCCACATCCTACTACATTTCTGCAGGGTTGTCAGCTCACCCAGATCCTACTACATTTCTGCAGGGTTGTCAGCTCACCCAGATCCTACTACATTTCTGCAGGGTTGTCAGCTCACCCAGATCCTACCACATTTCTGCAGGGTTGTCAGATCTCCCAGATCCTACTACATTTCTGCAGGGTTGTCAGCTCACCCACATCCTACTAAATTTCTGCAGGGTTGTCAGCTCACCCACATCCTACTACATTTCTGCAGGGTTGTCAGCTCACCCAGATCCTACTACATTTCTGCAGGGTTGTCAGATCTCCCAGATCCTACTACATTTCTGCAGGGTTGTCAGCTCACCCAGATCCTACCACATTTCTGCAGGGTTGTCAGATCTCCCAGATCCTACTACATTTCTGTAGGGTTGTCAGTTCTCCCAGATCCTACCACATTTCTGTAAGGTTGTCAGATCACTGGGCGACTACTTTTTCGTTCAAACATAATTATGCAGCAAATAATGGCGGCCAACTTACCACTTTAATGACGTAAGGAGCATCAGGTCCTACCGTTTTGGAAGAATTTTCATTTGCTGTTGTGCAAAAAGAAAAGATGTTAGAACTTGGTGTCCCACTATGGTGAGATTTATGGCTAATATTAGAACAAAATGTGGCCCTAAGCAATAGTGATGATACATGGTTTATGGGGGCAGGCTGATCGGCCCCCCCAAGAAGGAAACAACTTGGATTTCAAAATGATTAATCTTTACTCCACTGGAGGGGGATGTGTGGAGGCAGCATGCATTTGTTTCGCAGACACAGG
This window harbors:
- the VRK1 gene encoding serine/threonine-protein kinase VRK1 isoform X1, giving the protein MARDPAYIRVTTMPRKKEGAAPAARKAPAKYKLAEEFPQGEVLTDSAKKQWKLGLPIGQGGFGRLYLANENSSKTVGPDAPYVIKVEPSENGPLFSELKFYMRAAKPDMIQKWTSSHKLKYLGVPKYWGSGLHGKNGKSYRFMVMDRFGKDLQKIFEESSRRFSHQTVLQLGLRLIDVLEYIHEHEYVHGDIKASNLLLHHKHPDQVFLVDYGLAYRYSPEGVHKEYIEDPRRCHNGTIEFTSIDAHKGVNPSRRGDLEILGYCMIQWLCGKLPWEDKLTDPNYVASSKMRYCDDVPSLIETCFPGKKRPDEMGRYMEAVAALGYAAKPQYQLFRDILLQGLKALGAKDDGKLDFSSTQNGDVSVKSRKRKVPQASDGEEEEVEEKDVKKKSPRGRPPKAAATSPKPPPKGRGRGRGKKQ
- the VRK1 gene encoding serine/threonine-protein kinase VRK1 isoform X2, which gives rise to MPRKKEGAAPAARKAPAKYKLAEEFPQGEVLTDSAKKQWKLGLPIGQGGFGRLYLANENSSKTVGPDAPYVIKVEPSENGPLFSELKFYMRAAKPDMIQKWTSSHKLKYLGVPKYWGSGLHGKNGKSYRFMVMDRFGKDLQKIFEESSRRFSHQTVLQLGLRLIDVLEYIHEHEYVHGDIKASNLLLHHKHPDQVFLVDYGLAYRYSPEGVHKEYIEDPRRCHNGTIEFTSIDAHKGVNPSRRGDLEILGYCMIQWLCGKLPWEDKLTDPNYVASSKMRYCDDVPSLIETCFPGKKRPDEMGRYMEAVAALGYAAKPQYQLFRDILLQGLKALGAKDDGKLDFSSTQNGDVSVKSRKRKVPQASDGEEEEVEEKDVKKKSPRGRPPKAAATSPKPPPKGRGRGRGKKQ